The following are from one region of the Actinoplanes sp. L3-i22 genome:
- a CDS encoding slipin family protein: MNTLTVVLVVVGLVALALLLLSVRIVKQYERGVVFRLGRVVGTRNPGLRFLIPIVDIMHRVSLRIVTMPIQSQGIITRDNVSVDVSAVAYFRVVDAIKSVVAIENVRAAINQIAQTTLRKVVGRHTLDETLSETDKINDDIRMILDVTTVVWGVEVTLVELKDIQLPEAMKRAMAKQAEAEREKRAKIINAEGESLAAAALGDASDTMMAHPLALQLRNLQSLVEIGVDKNTTVVFPAPLMSTIGELGNFLTHESEASHRGVPGQPGTGITNGAGGAAAAR; this comes from the coding sequence ATGAATACGCTCACCGTTGTTCTGGTCGTTGTCGGGCTGGTGGCGCTGGCGCTGCTGCTGTTGTCGGTGCGCATCGTCAAGCAGTACGAGCGCGGCGTGGTGTTCCGGCTCGGCCGGGTCGTCGGCACCCGCAATCCCGGCCTGCGTTTCCTGATCCCGATCGTCGACATCATGCACCGCGTCTCGCTGCGCATCGTCACCATGCCGATCCAGTCGCAGGGCATCATCACCCGCGACAACGTCAGCGTCGACGTCTCCGCCGTCGCCTACTTCCGGGTGGTGGACGCGATCAAGTCCGTCGTCGCCATCGAGAACGTGCGCGCGGCCATCAACCAGATCGCCCAGACCACCCTGCGCAAGGTCGTCGGCCGGCACACCCTCGACGAGACCCTCTCCGAGACCGACAAGATCAACGACGACATCCGGATGATCCTGGACGTCACCACCGTCGTATGGGGGGTTGAGGTGACCCTGGTCGAGCTCAAGGACATCCAGCTGCCCGAGGCGATGAAGCGGGCGATGGCCAAGCAGGCCGAGGCCGAGCGCGAGAAGCGAGCGAAGATCATCAACGCCGAGGGCGAGTCCCTGGCCGCCGCCGCACTCGGCGACGCCTCGGACACCATGATGGCCCACCCGCTGGCCCTGCAACTGCGCAACCTGCAATCGCTGGTCGAGATCGGGGTCGACAAGAACACCACCGTGGTCTTCCCCGCACCGCTGATGAGCACGATCGGCGAGCTCGGCAACTTCCTGACCCACGAGAGCGAGGCCAGCCACCGCGGCGTTCCCGGACAGCCCGGCACGGGCATCACCAACGGGGCCGGCGGCGCGGCGGCGGCCCGCTGA
- a CDS encoding DoxX family protein, with amino-acid sequence MTTTGRESANRLEHVPAPGSMLSTAAARSLAVLRIATGFVFLWAFFDKTFGWGYATPSERSWINGGSPTKGFLSGVDVGPFQGFFNDIAGQGWADWLFMLGLLGIGIALVLGIGMRIAAVAATLMMALMWFAEFPPAKTTDAGEATHSTNPIVDYHIIYAIGAIVTALTYAGHTWGLGRWWAGLPLVQRNRWLI; translated from the coding sequence ATGACCACCACCGGCCGCGAGTCGGCCAACCGTCTCGAGCACGTCCCGGCGCCCGGATCGATGCTCAGTACCGCTGCGGCTCGCAGCCTTGCCGTGCTGCGGATCGCGACCGGTTTCGTCTTCCTGTGGGCGTTCTTCGACAAGACTTTCGGGTGGGGCTACGCCACACCGTCCGAGCGTTCCTGGATCAACGGCGGCTCGCCGACCAAGGGCTTCCTGTCCGGCGTCGACGTCGGCCCGTTCCAGGGCTTCTTCAACGACATCGCCGGGCAGGGCTGGGCGGACTGGCTGTTCATGCTCGGGCTGCTCGGGATCGGGATCGCCCTGGTCCTCGGCATCGGCATGCGGATCGCCGCCGTCGCCGCCACGCTCATGATGGCGCTGATGTGGTTCGCCGAGTTCCCGCCGGCCAAGACCACCGACGCGGGCGAGGCCACCCACTCCACCAATCCGATCGTCGACTACCACATCATCTACGCGATCGGTGCGATCGTCACCGCACTCACCTACGCCGGGCACACCTGGGGCCTGGGGCGTTGGTGGGCCGGACTTCCGCTGGTGCAGCGCAACCGCTGGCTGATCTGA
- a CDS encoding bifunctional aminoglycoside phosphotransferase/ATP-binding protein produces the protein MDVPFAAQMLQTHAAVLFFLGDRVYKLKKPVDLGFLDFRTRAARFRVCHREVQLNRRLAPDVYLGVADVLGPDRESCDHLVVMRRMPAERRLSTLAGQSAPIAGQLRQLARMLTVFHCGAQRGPAIDLDGSRTALIDRWDATFDQVRRFRGGVLDTTDADEVQRLTHEFLAGRETLFAERVARGRIVDGHGDLIADDIFLLDDGPRVLDCLEFDDRLRHLDVLDDVAFLTMDLEKLGAADLAQIFLAAYLEFSGDVAPAALVHHYTAYRAFVRAKVGCLRHEQADPAAAADVAAYTGLTLRHLRSGAVRLVLVGGSPATGKTTLAGHLADRLGATVLSTDRIRKELAGTGLAGGAPVPYRTGIYTEQWTEHTYAEMLWRARHLLEHGESVLLDASWTSEQRRVCARRLAACTHSELTELRCAAEPATIAARLARRPAGGLSDADAGIAAAMIREAADWPQATVIDTDTPGGTDRALAALSPASGPFGPAWSGPAAQVTKQRYGE, from the coding sequence ATGGACGTGCCCTTCGCGGCGCAGATGCTCCAGACACACGCCGCGGTGCTGTTCTTCCTCGGTGACCGGGTGTACAAGCTGAAGAAGCCGGTCGATCTCGGGTTTCTCGACTTCCGCACCCGTGCCGCCCGGTTCCGGGTCTGCCACCGCGAGGTACAGCTCAACCGGCGGCTGGCGCCGGACGTCTACCTCGGGGTCGCCGACGTGCTCGGCCCCGATCGGGAGAGCTGCGATCATCTTGTGGTGATGCGCCGGATGCCGGCGGAGCGCCGGCTGTCAACACTGGCCGGGCAGTCGGCGCCGATCGCCGGACAGCTGCGGCAGCTGGCCCGGATGCTGACCGTCTTCCACTGCGGTGCGCAACGTGGGCCGGCCATCGACCTCGACGGCTCGCGAACCGCGCTGATCGACCGGTGGGACGCCACTTTCGACCAGGTCCGCCGATTCCGCGGCGGGGTGCTGGACACCACCGACGCCGACGAGGTGCAGCGGCTGACCCACGAGTTCCTGGCCGGCCGGGAGACGCTGTTCGCCGAACGGGTCGCGCGGGGACGGATCGTGGACGGGCACGGCGACCTGATCGCCGACGACATCTTTCTGCTCGACGACGGTCCCCGAGTGCTCGACTGCCTGGAGTTCGACGACCGGCTGCGCCATCTGGACGTGCTCGACGACGTCGCGTTCCTGACCATGGACCTGGAGAAGCTGGGCGCGGCCGACCTCGCGCAGATCTTCCTCGCCGCCTATCTGGAGTTCAGCGGCGACGTGGCGCCGGCGGCGCTGGTGCACCACTACACGGCCTACCGCGCGTTCGTGCGGGCCAAGGTCGGCTGCTTGCGGCACGAGCAGGCGGACCCGGCCGCGGCCGCCGACGTCGCCGCCTACACCGGTCTCACGCTGCGGCACCTGCGTAGCGGCGCCGTCCGGCTGGTCCTGGTCGGCGGCTCGCCGGCGACCGGCAAGACCACCCTGGCCGGGCACCTCGCCGACCGTCTCGGCGCCACCGTGCTGTCCACCGACCGGATCCGCAAGGAGCTGGCCGGGACCGGCCTCGCCGGCGGCGCGCCGGTCCCCTACCGCACCGGGATCTACACCGAGCAGTGGACCGAGCACACTTACGCCGAGATGCTCTGGCGTGCGCGCCATCTGCTCGAGCACGGCGAGTCGGTGCTGCTGGACGCGTCCTGGACCAGCGAACAGCGACGCGTGTGTGCCCGGCGCCTGGCCGCCTGCACGCACAGTGAGCTCACCGAGCTGCGATGTGCCGCCGAACCGGCGACGATCGCCGCCCGGCTGGCCCGGCGACCCGCGGGCGGCCTCTCCGACGCCGACGCCGGCATCGCGGCCGCGATGATCCGGGAGGCCGCGGACTGGCCGCAGGCCACGGTGATCGACACCGACACCCCGGGCGGCACCGATCGGGCGCTGGCCGCCCTGAGCCCGGCATCCGGGCCTTTCGGCCCGGCGTGGTCGGGTCCAGCAGCCCAGGTGACCAAGCAGAGGTACGGCGAATAG